A single Pirellulaceae bacterium DNA region contains:
- a CDS encoding FHA domain-containing protein gives MKLKLTAFHGLEPAGQVEISHGQCITFGRTSDAQNSYEADRHMSRVHFEIDFTGRHAELSDRGSSNGTFVNGSKISGKQRLTSGDKIRAGCTTFEVLIDQGTQQPSSNPLAEVVRDSRFESRSGASRQLANADSPRDSSSVSAKVKDVARKAEDSKPISPISESSLIESVNVADTTDPSVSSSEGAAHQGISDTYRLFSKRFTTELAVGLPIIADRLSKEWSVQFVLHPRKIRHDISMHSSNTIRLWNWNSATAEIGPIVVSWTEFKVHYITFMPRYLAADALVIYLGRNSAPLQQELRELTERGVQGFSEPGGFLSCFWPSSLATMLEVGGPSACQQLFQGNIAGALMASPWDNHTALLAANQQLSESLLAFHFETCTQFRPT, from the coding sequence ATGAAGTTGAAATTGACTGCATTTCACGGTTTGGAGCCGGCGGGTCAGGTAGAGATTAGCCATGGCCAGTGCATTACGTTTGGTCGAACCAGTGACGCACAGAACAGTTACGAAGCCGATCGCCATATGTCGCGAGTGCATTTTGAGATCGACTTTACTGGACGTCACGCTGAATTGAGTGATCGAGGAAGCAGCAATGGAACTTTTGTCAATGGATCGAAAATTTCCGGCAAGCAGCGATTGACTTCAGGAGATAAAATTCGGGCTGGCTGTACGACCTTTGAAGTCCTCATCGACCAGGGCACACAGCAGCCCAGTAGCAATCCGCTGGCGGAAGTTGTCAGAGATTCCAGGTTTGAGTCCAGAAGTGGAGCCAGTCGCCAGTTAGCAAATGCCGATAGCCCGCGGGATTCATCGAGCGTGTCTGCGAAGGTCAAAGACGTGGCCCGCAAAGCGGAGGACTCGAAGCCAATTTCGCCGATCAGCGAGTCGTCGCTGATCGAATCTGTGAACGTGGCGGACACAACGGACCCAAGCGTGTCCAGCTCAGAGGGTGCGGCGCATCAGGGCATCTCCGATACCTACCGATTATTCAGCAAGCGGTTTACAACTGAACTGGCCGTGGGCCTACCGATCATTGCTGATCGCCTGAGCAAAGAATGGTCAGTGCAATTCGTCCTTCATCCACGCAAAATTCGCCACGACATATCCATGCACTCAAGCAACACCATTCGCTTGTGGAACTGGAATTCGGCAACGGCAGAAATTGGTCCGATCGTAGTATCGTGGACCGAGTTCAAGGTGCATTACATCACGTTTATGCCACGCTATTTGGCCGCAGATGCTCTGGTGATCTATCTGGGTCGGAACTCCGCACCGCTTCAGCAAGAATTACGGGAGCTGACAGAGCGTGGAGTGCAGGGCTTCTCTGAACCAGGAGGGTTTCTATCGTGCTTTTGGCCGTCGTCACTGGCGACAATGTTGGAAGTTGGCGGGCCCAGCGCTTGCCAACAGCTGTTTCAAGGTAACATCGCCGGAGCTTTGATGGCTTCACCCTGGGATAATCACACGGCTTTGTTGGCTGCCAATCAGCAATTGAGCGAATCGCTGTTAGCTTTTCATTTCGAGACTTGCACGCAGTTTCGACCAACTTAG
- a CDS encoding type VI secretion system tube protein Hcp: MAGYLKIGDIKGESTDAKHKEWIDLESMSQGLSRPTGGTNTSRNKGSVQCGDVVCTKRLDASTPKLIQAVCDGTNFKEVLIDVCSSQGAGGRVPFFQWKLKNVRVSNYNLNGSANDSDLYETLSLNYEAIDWIYDKMGKDGKSQGKVDATWKVEEGEK, encoded by the coding sequence ATGGCAGGTTATTTGAAAATTGGCGACATCAAGGGTGAGAGCACCGATGCCAAACACAAGGAATGGATCGATCTTGAGTCCATGAGCCAAGGGCTGAGCCGCCCAACTGGTGGAACGAACACTTCCCGCAATAAGGGTTCTGTTCAATGCGGCGATGTGGTCTGCACCAAGCGACTCGACGCCTCAACACCTAAGCTGATTCAAGCCGTTTGTGACGGCACAAACTTCAAAGAAGTGCTGATTGACGTGTGCTCCTCGCAAGGCGCCGGTGGTCGAGTGCCGTTCTTCCAATGGAAGCTGAAGAACGTACGGGTTTCCAACTACAACCTGAACGGATCGGCTAACGACAGCGACCTATACGAAACACTGTCCTTGAACTACGAGGCCATCGACTGGATTTACGACAAAATGGGTAAAGACGGCAAGTCGCAGGGGAAGGTGGACGCGACCTGGAAGGTCGAAGAAGGTGAGAAGTAG
- a CDS encoding protein kinase, producing MQRCPQCNQQLDVDAKACLACGWTLEPAVTEDAKQHDDPPAKLSDTLDFPKGGLLSNLSSEDAMVPPGSSALNDADRPSLEKLHSTLDFVSDSTIDMEPASPTVDAIAQDFSGAQAEEPGTELLPMDTDSSLAADSASTEGSGWGEDSVQGTLRIPDAPAMDSVRSGQIGSSSADSFGTIPIPNLSQAAAPEKTVSSDTLPPGTLLDNSDQRDTLDLEFQAGGDNAGDQQATRSLDQPFFPVEPIPPKTAGPRTDEVNTIDFDQSDNAQESAITLDLGTGRAFDSHNTSSGTIPYSDDQVAAAAADTGRSTPSGQLRRVWGAVGGSSADPMHTLKVSVGQASDSIFQRVSPRLLVTSQREDILADVIKRAKDKQRDPKLIEACLSEACGKEVSETATPDYEINGYIGRGAMGVVFQGRQVGIGRDVAIKMIQPSAGGTRTASSTRNLQKKFLYEAQITGKLDHPNIVPVYELGMCNSLLFYTMKKIVGTEWKQSFSKRSKEENLDILTKVADAMAFAHQRQIIHRDLKPENVMLGPFGEVLVVDWGCAVDLSLKEEFSGAGSPPWMAPEMALHQRNRIGTGSDIYLLGAILYQIVVGHPPHAGRTVMEVLHSAAKNEIIATTSSDPLLKIALRAMQTAVEDRYATVEEMQEAIRLYQRHSESVAMTARSENLLEQAIANKDYERFSRSIFGFQEALELWPDNPAASDGLRASKFAYGQLAYTKGDYGQCLEVLDRNAPDQNALYVKAEKAKKSVEDRSKWLKFALSGLAGAIVVGLVVSTAFAVYASIQKNIAVEQTDIAEKQKDLALKNEEEAKRQAQLAKDNEEEATRQAQLAKDNEEEAKRQATLAKDNEEEAKRQAALAKDNEEEAKRQAALAKDNEEEAKRQATIAETQTSMVQLAAIQSNLSLAFGQVEQSDLSRATALISDIGTPSKHQVLADKQQLPLLKNWAWNRINLLSNSDLLSDPVGEQVTALAFSQSANRGVVALTRQQQNWLHIASIHNDKLVIDPQHSLKLEAEVVEAASISPDGQSVLYSLAAGKNDLPRLFRWQVGSTAAEPIAGADMRAFQGFVATDTADVAGLNQGLWVWSRNGSDEESKRIDKVQGRLLSMQLLPNNSVLVLAEMPNGQRYPHIVSLLDSNDHQYLRTQQGLGRERLSAVAYANGRLVLGTESGKLFSLPYMLGSTTSTQPAVGGVTDRGVDIDASLLSEIPQQHQSRIKSIRAHADGTLLTIAEEPQVNVWRPVATELGWTLDIRLTGTPSNVQLADFGQSSQQILALSSDTRSIVWDVNRQRLRQRVRRVTPDGQELDYATPVMAMVTSEDGQRAVSVLEDGTIDRWNIYTGLAEHTGQIPIGYVGHDPRAQFVDMSIDPQSGIMITSARLPLGTQVHQSAGADKTDSKKSLEWDWEFVKWDLNGMKMLDRWNRRSGEEQAVSLVGRGHYVLYGSDSETRFRNTANQSEIAKFDFGSFFGVASPKSSNLVMLVKLNGALQLVDVDNLDDSWRQTEFFALATTGDRPIIGQWSPAGDRFYLIWESGRVIELSWDGSRLALERDLRQAGQKIELAVDSTQPAAAQADAGRSQTPTIRIASRWNVDMKVRSASGHNLLYALVRFPGKSGLTRLTRIAFPVNGGSVQMQYSDSRLGSRHCVLSDDEVPQAITGPLEQMKNRHPRLDQQIAGMRTAGLHTYVATKSGTVLRVAAQQADLQAYGRPKLLSATGDKSANTIITLHEGGVLWRADWQDGQWSWRQLPLASADAESIDLSPDGSQLSIRTGTGLGLYSADTGALLQQFAGGPIAAFTWDRQQPSTFAIVGSDGTVGRLTEAGWVEIIKLPAGEVAKRVQYFNEAWNDPAKPKDRWLLVQTSTATYDRLHYFPLNPGAQPVSVDLPSRVTSLQCSPTEGLVAVGGYGTVAIYFSAPSLGEAGKELFSLPGHAGASVNLLQFTADGRTLLSGDRGNRMFGWLSADNMAAPVAPGVAIQPNRPDAERQILVRVR from the coding sequence ATGCAACGTTGTCCGCAATGCAATCAGCAGCTTGATGTGGACGCTAAAGCATGTTTGGCCTGTGGTTGGACGTTGGAACCAGCGGTCACTGAAGATGCCAAACAGCACGACGACCCACCAGCGAAATTGAGCGACACGCTTGATTTTCCCAAAGGCGGTCTGCTAAGCAATCTTTCGTCTGAAGATGCGATGGTGCCGCCAGGGTCCAGCGCTCTAAACGATGCCGACAGACCGTCACTTGAAAAGCTGCACTCTACGCTGGATTTTGTCAGCGATTCGACGATAGACATGGAGCCAGCATCGCCAACGGTCGATGCAATTGCCCAGGACTTTTCGGGTGCGCAGGCAGAAGAGCCAGGCACGGAATTGCTGCCGATGGACACTGATTCTTCTTTGGCAGCCGATAGTGCATCGACCGAGGGCAGCGGCTGGGGGGAAGACTCGGTACAGGGAACATTGCGGATACCCGATGCTCCCGCCATGGATTCTGTTCGGTCAGGCCAGATAGGTAGCTCGTCGGCAGACTCCTTTGGCACTATCCCCATTCCGAATTTGTCGCAGGCGGCTGCTCCTGAAAAAACGGTCAGCTCAGATACGCTGCCTCCAGGAACGCTGCTCGACAACTCTGACCAGCGCGATACGCTCGATTTGGAATTTCAGGCTGGTGGCGACAATGCTGGAGACCAGCAGGCGACTCGTTCTTTGGACCAGCCCTTCTTTCCTGTAGAACCCATTCCGCCCAAGACCGCTGGCCCGCGGACGGACGAAGTCAACACAATCGACTTCGATCAATCAGACAATGCTCAAGAGTCCGCTATTACGCTCGATTTAGGAACGGGCCGGGCGTTCGATTCGCACAATACCAGTTCCGGCACCATTCCCTATTCAGATGACCAAGTCGCGGCTGCGGCCGCAGATACTGGCAGATCGACTCCTTCAGGGCAATTGCGCCGTGTTTGGGGCGCGGTGGGCGGGTCATCGGCTGACCCGATGCATACCCTAAAGGTCAGCGTTGGGCAGGCGTCGGATTCAATCTTTCAGCGCGTCTCACCTCGGTTGCTGGTGACGTCACAACGGGAGGACATCTTAGCTGACGTTATCAAGCGTGCCAAAGACAAGCAGCGTGATCCCAAGCTGATCGAAGCCTGCCTGAGCGAAGCCTGCGGTAAGGAGGTGTCTGAGACCGCGACGCCGGACTACGAAATCAACGGCTATATCGGTCGCGGGGCGATGGGCGTTGTATTTCAAGGGCGCCAAGTGGGCATTGGTCGCGATGTGGCCATCAAGATGATTCAACCTTCCGCCGGCGGAACGCGAACCGCCAGCAGTACCCGCAATCTGCAAAAGAAATTCTTATACGAAGCGCAGATTACCGGCAAGCTGGATCACCCGAACATCGTGCCCGTCTACGAGTTGGGAATGTGCAACAGTCTGCTGTTCTACACGATGAAGAAAATCGTGGGTACCGAATGGAAGCAGAGTTTTTCCAAACGCTCCAAAGAAGAGAACCTGGATATTCTGACGAAAGTTGCCGACGCGATGGCCTTTGCCCACCAGCGTCAAATCATCCACCGCGACTTGAAGCCAGAAAATGTGATGCTGGGGCCGTTTGGTGAAGTGTTGGTGGTGGACTGGGGCTGCGCGGTCGACCTCAGCCTAAAAGAAGAGTTTTCCGGAGCGGGCTCGCCGCCGTGGATGGCACCCGAAATGGCGCTGCACCAGCGCAACCGTATTGGTACCGGCAGCGATATCTACTTGCTGGGGGCCATCCTGTATCAGATCGTCGTGGGGCATCCGCCACATGCCGGTCGGACGGTAATGGAGGTGCTGCACTCAGCGGCCAAGAATGAAATTATCGCCACTACCAGTAGCGATCCTCTCCTAAAAATCGCCCTGCGAGCCATGCAGACCGCTGTCGAAGATCGGTATGCCACGGTCGAGGAGATGCAAGAGGCGATTCGGCTGTATCAACGACACTCCGAGAGCGTCGCGATGACCGCACGCTCGGAGAATTTGCTGGAACAGGCGATTGCGAATAAGGACTATGAGCGATTTTCGCGCTCGATATTCGGATTTCAAGAGGCCCTGGAACTCTGGCCCGACAACCCCGCTGCGTCGGACGGTCTGCGAGCGTCGAAGTTCGCTTACGGTCAATTGGCCTACACCAAAGGGGACTACGGCCAGTGCCTCGAAGTGCTCGATCGCAATGCGCCGGATCAGAATGCGTTGTACGTGAAAGCTGAAAAAGCCAAGAAGTCTGTAGAGGATAGATCGAAATGGCTTAAGTTTGCGTTAAGTGGCCTAGCCGGCGCGATAGTAGTTGGACTCGTTGTTTCCACAGCATTTGCAGTTTATGCTTCCATACAGAAGAATATTGCTGTAGAGCAGACAGATATTGCTGAAAAGCAAAAAGACTTGGCCCTAAAAAACGAAGAGGAGGCTAAGCGGCAGGCACAACTGGCCAAAGACAATGAAGAAGAAGCTACGCGACAGGCACAATTGGCCAAAGACAACGAAGAAGAAGCGAAGCGACAGGCAACGTTAGCCAAAGACAACGAAGAGGAAGCGAAGCGACAGGCAGCGCTGGCCAAAGACAACGAAGAAGAAGCGAAGCGACAAGCAGCGCTGGCCAAAGACAACGAAGAAGAAGCGAAGCGACAGGCTACGATTGCGGAAACCCAAACATCCATGGTGCAGTTGGCAGCGATCCAATCCAATCTATCTCTTGCATTTGGGCAAGTTGAACAATCAGACCTTAGTCGCGCCACCGCTCTTATTAGCGATATTGGCACGCCAAGTAAGCATCAAGTGTTAGCCGACAAGCAGCAACTTCCTCTTCTCAAGAACTGGGCCTGGAATCGCATCAATCTGCTGAGCAACTCGGACCTATTGAGCGATCCGGTCGGTGAGCAGGTGACGGCGTTGGCATTTTCTCAGTCAGCCAATCGCGGCGTGGTGGCGCTGACTCGCCAGCAGCAGAACTGGCTGCACATCGCCAGCATCCACAATGACAAATTAGTTATTGATCCGCAACACTCGCTAAAGCTCGAAGCAGAGGTCGTCGAGGCCGCCTCGATTTCACCGGATGGCCAGAGCGTGTTGTACTCGTTGGCCGCCGGCAAGAACGATCTGCCCAGGCTGTTTCGCTGGCAGGTGGGTAGCACCGCTGCCGAACCGATCGCCGGTGCCGATATGCGTGCGTTCCAAGGGTTCGTCGCCACCGATACTGCCGACGTGGCGGGCCTGAACCAAGGTCTGTGGGTGTGGAGTCGAAATGGTTCAGACGAAGAGTCAAAACGAATTGATAAGGTTCAAGGGCGGCTGCTGTCGATGCAGTTGCTGCCTAATAATTCAGTGCTGGTGCTAGCTGAGATGCCCAATGGGCAGCGTTACCCGCATATTGTGTCTCTGCTAGACAGTAATGATCATCAATACTTGCGAACTCAGCAGGGCTTGGGCCGAGAACGGCTGTCGGCCGTTGCATACGCCAATGGGCGGTTGGTACTGGGCACCGAGTCGGGCAAGTTGTTTAGTCTGCCGTACATGTTGGGCTCGACCACCTCTACTCAACCAGCAGTTGGCGGCGTGACAGATCGCGGTGTCGACATAGATGCCAGTCTGCTCAGCGAAATTCCGCAACAGCACCAGTCCAGAATCAAGTCGATTAGAGCGCATGCAGATGGAACGCTGTTGACCATCGCCGAGGAACCGCAGGTCAATGTCTGGCGACCGGTGGCTACGGAACTCGGGTGGACCCTGGACATTCGGCTGACAGGTACTCCCAGCAACGTACAATTGGCTGACTTTGGACAGTCATCACAGCAAATTCTGGCGCTATCAAGCGATACCAGATCGATTGTTTGGGACGTCAATCGCCAGCGGCTGCGGCAACGCGTGCGTCGCGTCACGCCCGATGGACAAGAGCTAGATTATGCGACTCCGGTCATGGCTATGGTCACCTCGGAAGATGGCCAGCGTGCGGTTTCAGTTCTGGAGGACGGCACCATTGACCGATGGAACATTTATACCGGTCTGGCCGAACACACTGGGCAGATTCCGATTGGCTACGTTGGGCATGATCCTCGAGCACAATTCGTCGATATGTCCATCGACCCTCAGTCCGGCATCATGATTACCTCGGCCAGATTGCCTCTGGGAACGCAAGTTCATCAGTCCGCAGGTGCTGACAAAACCGATTCGAAGAAGTCGCTCGAGTGGGATTGGGAATTTGTCAAGTGGGACCTGAACGGCATGAAGATGCTGGACCGCTGGAATCGGCGGTCTGGAGAGGAGCAAGCGGTCTCGCTAGTGGGCCGCGGCCACTACGTACTATACGGTAGCGATTCAGAGACACGGTTTAGAAATACCGCCAACCAAAGTGAAATCGCAAAGTTCGACTTTGGTAGTTTCTTTGGAGTTGCTAGTCCCAAGTCGAGCAACCTGGTGATGCTCGTCAAGCTAAATGGTGCCCTACAATTGGTGGATGTCGACAATTTGGATGATTCGTGGCGACAGACAGAATTCTTTGCGCTGGCCACCACGGGGGATCGTCCGATCATTGGCCAATGGTCCCCGGCTGGTGATCGATTCTATCTGATCTGGGAATCTGGGCGTGTGATTGAATTGTCGTGGGACGGAAGTCGCTTGGCCCTCGAGCGCGACCTGCGTCAGGCTGGTCAAAAGATTGAACTGGCTGTGGATTCGACTCAGCCAGCTGCGGCACAAGCTGACGCTGGCCGAAGCCAAACTCCCACTATCCGCATCGCCTCGCGGTGGAACGTGGATATGAAAGTTCGCTCGGCATCTGGCCATAACTTGCTATATGCTTTGGTGCGCTTTCCTGGAAAGTCCGGACTGACGCGGTTGACCCGAATTGCTTTTCCCGTCAATGGCGGTTCTGTTCAGATGCAATACAGCGATTCCAGGCTGGGTAGCCGGCATTGCGTGCTGAGCGACGATGAAGTACCACAGGCCATCACAGGCCCCTTGGAGCAAATGAAGAATAGGCATCCTCGGTTGGATCAACAAATCGCTGGTATGCGTACCGCAGGTCTGCACACGTATGTGGCCACCAAGTCTGGAACGGTCCTACGAGTCGCTGCGCAGCAGGCTGATTTGCAAGCCTACGGGCGCCCCAAGTTACTGTCGGCCACCGGCGACAAGTCGGCCAACACCATCATCACCTTGCATGAAGGCGGAGTACTGTGGCGAGCTGACTGGCAAGATGGTCAGTGGAGCTGGCGGCAATTGCCTTTGGCATCGGCTGATGCCGAGTCAATTGACCTATCGCCAGACGGCAGCCAACTGTCTATCCGGACCGGTACAGGCTTAGGGCTATATTCAGCCGATACCGGGGCGCTATTGCAGCAGTTTGCTGGTGGCCCGATTGCCGCGTTCACCTGGGACCGCCAGCAGCCATCGACCTTCGCCATAGTGGGCAGCGATGGTACCGTGGGACGACTAACGGAAGCCGGATGGGTTGAGATCATCAAATTGCCGGCTGGAGAAGTAGCCAAGCGCGTTCAATACTTCAATGAAGCGTGGAATGACCCGGCCAAGCCCAAAGATCGCTGGCTGCTGGTGCAAACCTCGACTGCCACTTACGACCGGCTTCACTACTTCCCGCTCAACCCCGGAGCACAGCCCGTGTCGGTCGACTTGCCCTCGCGCGTGACGTCCCTTCAGTGTTCGCCGACCGAGGGACTGGTGGCTGTTGGCGGTTACGGAACGGTAGCCATCTACTTTAGCGCTCCCAGTCTGGGTGAAGCCGGCAAAGAGCTGTTTAGTCTTCCCGGACATGCGGGGGCTAGTGTGAACCTACTCCAATTTACCGCTGACGGTCGCACTCTGTTATCGGGTGATCGAGGCAATCGCATGTTTGGCTGGCTTTCTGCCGATAACATGGCCGCTCCGGTTGCTCCGGGGGTAGCTATTCAGCCAAACCGACCGGACGCTGAACGGCAAATACTAGTGCGTGTTCGCTGA
- a CDS encoding methyltransferase domain-containing protein, which translates to MSKSPPIDTDKITDMFDSLADQYDSQCEQVGYLGPRLVADLLRECQLPEADTIRILDAGCGTGLLGPALGSQSRWLDGVDLSTRMLDMARQRGCYRGLITAELTEYLTGTDTSYHLIAAVSVLQYQGSLEQFIQVALKRLVLGGWLVFNVAAGPLLGDGYDWHTDGFYSHSPQYVMRLLGEAGVAGGGLRRLAWPCPCPFSEHALVFAVQRPVGLAE; encoded by the coding sequence ATGTCTAAATCTCCGCCAATTGACACTGACAAGATAACCGACATGTTTGATTCACTGGCGGACCAGTACGATAGCCAGTGCGAACAAGTCGGCTATCTGGGACCACGGCTCGTGGCCGACTTGTTGCGAGAATGTCAGTTGCCCGAAGCGGACACCATTCGCATTCTGGATGCCGGTTGTGGCACCGGCTTGCTGGGTCCGGCTCTGGGGAGTCAGAGTCGCTGGCTGGATGGAGTCGACCTATCCACGAGGATGCTTGATATGGCCCGACAGCGAGGTTGTTACCGAGGACTGATCACGGCTGAGTTGACTGAGTACCTGACGGGCACCGATACTTCTTATCACCTGATCGCAGCCGTCAGCGTTTTGCAGTACCAGGGATCGCTAGAGCAGTTCATTCAGGTCGCCTTGAAACGATTGGTACTCGGCGGCTGGCTGGTGTTCAACGTAGCCGCCGGTCCGTTGTTAGGCGATGGATATGATTGGCATACAGATGGATTCTATAGCCATTCACCGCAGTACGTTATGCGTCTGCTGGGCGAAGCCGGAGTTGCTGGGGGCGGCCTGCGGCGATTGGCCTGGCCCTGCCCCTGTCCGTTCAGCGAACACGCACTAGTATTTGCCGTTCAGCGTCCGGTCGGTTTGGCTGAATAG
- a CDS encoding Gfo/Idh/MocA family oxidoreductase — protein sequence MKNQPTSRSNRRQWLWHTAVLGGGCFVAESLPAKDSNSSLEKLHIACIGAGGKGETNILGVMREQVVAVCDVDQSRGQKGFKLVPRAKRYVDYREMLDDLKDIDCVVVSTPDHSHGPAAIRSLRMGYHVYCEKPLAHSIYEARLMKQIAEEKNLVTQMGNQGHASPVLREAVEIIRSGAIGKVTEFHAWTNRPSWPQGLSKPTEQPPIPADLNWDLWLGRAAYRDYHPAYCPFNWRGWWDFGTGALGDMACHIVDMGFWALDLKYPDLVVADATGQSPDSPPRSSTVQFQFPARGDQPPVKFTWYDGGRKPDPKLVGQSQLASGGSILVGDQGSMYLPGDYGNKYQLFPADKFADYKPPAPSLPRVTTASNDILVAASHYREWLDGCKGGAQPQSNFTYAALLTEVVLLGNLAIRAGKPIKWDPVKMRAIGVPEADAWIQPDFRSGWQV from the coding sequence ATGAAAAATCAGCCAACTTCAAGATCAAATCGACGACAGTGGCTCTGGCACACAGCAGTGCTGGGCGGTGGTTGCTTCGTTGCGGAGTCGCTGCCAGCCAAAGACTCCAATTCTTCATTGGAGAAACTCCACATTGCCTGCATCGGTGCCGGGGGCAAGGGCGAGACCAACATTTTAGGTGTCATGCGTGAGCAGGTGGTCGCTGTGTGTGATGTCGATCAGTCGCGGGGTCAAAAGGGATTCAAACTGGTCCCTCGGGCAAAGCGATATGTGGACTATCGTGAAATGTTAGATGATCTGAAGGACATCGACTGTGTTGTTGTCAGCACGCCGGATCATTCTCATGGGCCAGCTGCCATTCGGTCACTTCGTATGGGATACCACGTCTACTGCGAAAAGCCGCTCGCGCATTCGATCTATGAGGCGCGGCTGATGAAGCAGATCGCAGAGGAGAAGAATCTAGTCACTCAAATGGGAAACCAGGGTCATGCCAGTCCAGTACTTCGCGAGGCGGTAGAGATCATCCGGTCTGGGGCTATCGGTAAAGTCACTGAGTTTCATGCTTGGACGAACAGACCGTCATGGCCGCAGGGATTGAGCAAGCCAACCGAGCAGCCGCCAATTCCTGCCGACTTGAATTGGGACCTTTGGCTAGGACGTGCCGCTTACAGAGACTATCATCCGGCTTACTGCCCCTTTAATTGGCGAGGCTGGTGGGACTTCGGCACTGGTGCCTTGGGAGATATGGCCTGCCACATCGTCGATATGGGCTTCTGGGCATTGGATTTGAAATATCCAGACCTAGTCGTCGCCGATGCGACCGGTCAATCTCCAGATTCACCTCCCAGGTCGAGCACCGTTCAGTTTCAGTTTCCCGCCAGAGGCGACCAGCCACCGGTTAAATTTACTTGGTACGACGGCGGTCGGAAGCCAGATCCCAAACTAGTAGGGCAGAGCCAATTAGCATCAGGTGGATCAATCTTGGTCGGAGACCAGGGCAGTATGTATTTGCCCGGCGATTATGGTAACAAATATCAATTGTTTCCTGCCGATAAATTTGCTGACTACAAACCACCTGCGCCATCATTGCCTCGGGTTACGACCGCGTCCAACGACATCCTAGTAGCGGCGAGTCATTACCGAGAATGGCTGGATGGCTGCAAAGGCGGAGCCCAGCCTCAATCCAACTTCACCTATGCGGCACTATTGACCGAAGTTGTCCTGCTAGGCAATCTGGCGATTCGCGCCGGCAAGCCGATCAAATGGGATCCGGTCAAAATGCGAGCCATCGGAGTCCCCGAAGCTGATGCCTGGATTCAGCCCGACTTTCGTTCAGGCTGGCAAGTTTGA